The proteins below are encoded in one region of Winogradskyella helgolandensis:
- a CDS encoding alpha/beta hydrolase family protein — protein MTIDKDIILKRDGKKPILIDAFYHESKTNQPIVIFCHGYKGYKDWGAWNVMAEHIAEAGFCVIKFNFSLNGGTMENPIDFPDLEAFGNNNYTKELDDLDAVISWAQKYFKSNSNINSNKICLIGHSRGGGITILKASEDTRITKLITLASVSDFGNRFGTEDEIKNWKKDGVKYVVNGRTKQQMPHYYQFYENFKDNENRLHIESAEKRLTIPHLIIHGSKDTSVNISEAEALHKWNPNSEFKIVEDADHVFNTKHPWPKNELSEALKFVVESAVEFIK, from the coding sequence ATGACTATTGATAAAGACATAATTTTAAAAAGAGACGGAAAAAAACCGATTTTAATTGATGCGTTTTATCATGAATCGAAAACCAATCAGCCCATCGTTATATTTTGTCATGGCTATAAAGGTTATAAAGATTGGGGAGCTTGGAATGTAATGGCAGAGCATATTGCTGAGGCTGGATTTTGTGTTATAAAATTCAACTTTTCTCTCAATGGTGGCACCATGGAAAACCCTATTGATTTTCCAGATTTAGAAGCTTTTGGAAATAATAACTACACTAAAGAATTAGATGATTTAGATGCTGTTATTAGTTGGGCTCAAAAATATTTTAAATCAAATTCTAATATAAACAGCAACAAGATATGTTTAATTGGTCACAGTCGAGGTGGTGGCATAACTATTCTTAAGGCTTCTGAAGACACACGGATTACAAAACTAATTACCTTAGCAAGTGTCAGTGATTTTGGGAATCGATTCGGTACAGAAGATGAAATTAAAAATTGGAAAAAAGATGGAGTTAAGTATGTTGTAAACGGTAGAACGAAACAGCAAATGCCACATTACTATCAGTTTTACGAAAATTTTAAAGACAATGAAAATCGACTTCATATTGAATCGGCTGAAAAACGATTAACCATTCCACATTTAATTATTCATGGTTCTAAAGATACTTCTGTGAATATTAGCGAAGCTGAAGCGTTACATAAATGGAATCCTAATAGTGAATTTAAGATTGTTGAAGATGCAGACCACGTAT